From a single Ovis aries strain OAR_USU_Benz2616 breed Rambouillet chromosome 23, ARS-UI_Ramb_v3.0, whole genome shotgun sequence genomic region:
- the SLC39A6 gene encoding zinc transporter ZIP6 — protein MARNLSVILILTFTLSVTNPLHEVGPATAFPQTTEKIIPSWESGINVNLAITTRQHHLQQLFHRYGENNSLSIEGFKKLLQNIGIDKIKRIHIHHDHRSDHEHHSDHEHHSDHEHHSDHEHHSDHEHHSHHNHAASSKNSRKALCSDHDSDGASKEPRNSHGKGSHRSEHASGRRNVLIKEGIGTSEVTSTVYNAVSEGTHFLETIETPKHGKLLPKDVNSSTPPSITEKSRASRLASRRTNESMNEPRKDFMYSRSPSENTQECFSASKLLTSHGMGIQVPLNATEFNYLCPAIINQIDTRSCLIHTTSEKKAEIPPKTYSLQIAWVGGFIAISVISFLSLLGVILVPLMNRVFFKFLLSFLVALAVGTLSGDAFLHLLPHSHASHHHSHSHEETAMEMKRGPLFSHLSSQNIQENTYFDSTWKGLTALGGLYFMFLVEHVLTLIKQFKDKKKKNQKKPENDDDVEIKKQLSKYESQLSTNEEKVDADDRPEGYLRADSQEPSHFDSQQPAILEEEEVMIAHAHPQEVYNEYVPRGCKNKCHSHFHDTLGQSDDLIHHHHDYHHILHHHHHQNHHPHSHSQRYSREELKDAGIATLAWMVIMGDGLHNFSDGLAIGAAFTEGLSSGLSTSVAVFCHELPHELGDFAVLLKAGMTVKQAVLYNALSAMLAYLGMATGIFIGHYAENVSMWIFALTAGLFMYVALVDMVPEMLHNDASDHGCSRWGYFCLQNAGILLGFGIMLLISIFEHKIVFRINF, from the exons ATGGCGAGGAATTTATCAGTGATCTTGATCCTGACCTTCACTCTGTCCGTCACAAATCCCCTTCATGAAGTAGGACCAGCCACTGCTTTCCCTCAGACCACTGAAAAAATTATTCCAAGTTGGGAATCTGGCATTAATGTTAACTTGGCCATTACCACGCGGCAGCATCATCTACAGCAGCTTTTCCACCGCTATGGAGAAAATAATTCCCTGTCAATTGAAGGGTTCAAAAAGTTGCTTCAGAATATAGGCATAGATAAGATTAAGAGAATTCATATACACCATGACCATCGCTCTGACCATGAGCATCACTCTGACCATGAGCATCACTCTGACCATGAGCATCACTCTGACCATGAGCATCACTCTGACCATGAGCATCACTCTCACCATAATCACGCTGCTTCCAGTAAAAATAGTCGGAAAGCTCTCTGCTCAGACCATGACTCTGATGGTGCAAGCAAAGAGCCAAGAAACAGCCACGGGAAGGGGTCTCATCGATCAGAACATGCCAGTGGCAGAAGGAATGTTTTAATCAAGGAGGGTATTGGTACTAGTGAAGTGACCTCAACTGTGTATAATGCTGTCTCTGAGGGAACTCACTTTCTCGAGACCATAGAAACTCCAAAACATGGGAAACTTCTCCCCAAAGATGTGAACAGTTCCACTCCACCCAGTATCACAGAAAAGAGCCGGGCCAGCAGACTGGCTAGTAGGCGAAccaatgaatcaatgaatgagcCCAGAAAAGACTTTATGTATTCCAGAAGCCCAAGCGAAAATACTCAGGAG tgtttcaGTGCGTCAAAGCTGCTTACATCTCATGGCATGGGCATCCAGGTTCCATTGAATGCCACCGAGTTCAACTATCTCTGCCCAGCCATCATCAATCAGATTGATACTAGATCATGTCTGATTCATACAACAagtgaaaagaaagctgaaatcCCTCCAAAGACCTATTCTTTACAAATAG CCTGGGTTGGTGGCTTTATAGCCATTTCCGTCATCAGTTTCCTGTCTTTGCTGGGTGTCATCTTAGTGCCTCTCATGAATCGGGTGTTTTTCAAGTTTCTTCTGAGTTTCCTTGTGGCGTTGGCTGTCGGGACACTGAGTGGTGACGCTTTCTTACACCTTCTTCCACAT TCTCATGCAAGTCATCACCATAGTCACAGCCATGAAGAAACAGCAATGGAAATGAAGAGGGGACCACTTTTCAGCCACCTCTCTTCTCAAAACATTCAAGAAAATACCTATTTTGATTCTACGTGGAAAGGGCTGACAGCTCTGGGAGGCTTGTATTTCATGTTTCTTGTTGAACATGTTCTCACGTTGATCAAGCAATTTAAAGATAAGAAGAAAAAG AATCAGAAAAAACCTGAAAATGATGATGATGTGGAGATTAAAAAGCAGCTGTCCAAGTATGAATCTCAACTTTCAACAAATGAGGAGAAAGTAGATGCAGATGATC GACCTGAAGGCTATTTACGAGCTGACTCACAAGAGCCCTCCCACTTTGATTCTCAGCAGCCAGCAATCTTGGAAGAAGAGGAGGTCATGATAGCTCATGCCCATCCGCAGGAAGTTTACAATGAATATGTACCCAGAGGGTGCAAGAATAAATGCCATTCGCATTTCCATGATACACTCGGCCAGTCCGATGATCTCATCCACCACCATCATGACTACCATCATattctccatcaccaccaccaccagaaccACCACCCTCACAGCCACAGCCAGCGCTACTCCCGGGAGGAGCTGAAAGATGCTGGCATCGCCACGTTGGCCTGGATGGTGATCATGGGGGACGGCCTGCACAATTTCAGCGATGGCCTTGCAATTG GTGCTGCTTTTACTGAAGGTTTATCGAGTGGTTTAAGTACTTCTGTTGCTGTGTTTTGTCATGAGTTGCCTCATGAATTAG GTGACTTTGCTGTCTTACTGAAGGCTGGCATGACTGTTAAGCAGGCTGTTCTTTATAATGCCCTGTCAGCCATGCTGGCGTATCTTGGAATGGCCACAGGCATTTTCATTGGTCATTACGCTGAGAATGTTTCCATGTGGATATTTGCACTTACTGCGGGCTTGTTCATGTATGTTGCTCTGGTTGATATG gtgCCTGAGATGCTGCACAACGATGCCAGTGACCATGGATGTAGCCGCTGGGGATATTTCTGTCTCCAGAATGCTGGGATTCTTTTGGGTTTTGGAATTATGTTGCTTATTTCCATATTTGAACATAAAATTGTGTTTCGTATAAATTTCTAA